A single window of Stigmatopora nigra isolate UIUO_SnigA chromosome 22, RoL_Snig_1.1, whole genome shotgun sequence DNA harbors:
- the LOC144215581 gene encoding alpha- and gamma-adaptin-binding protein p34-like, translating to MSDSEDAPMTIPCVVVTSSDGTFKEQEIVKQIIGSQTLPDATKREQAVVWYPWTINNKYYTADVSLCVVPSVFQMSSEIAQSMQAFIAYFDSTQKDGLEKLRPWISVMEDISPEVLILVCDRVCDDGVSRREAQQWCLSHSFELVELNPQELPDEDDDFPESTGVKRIVQALNANVWTSVEMKDGNSQSFGLMSSLVAARHNNPRSCQDQQSSSLPAEGTLVNELDCQTQRASTQETVAVDAMTNLDIQELANLTAGDADVDNFERLFTKLKEMKDKASSLPHEQRKVHAEKVAKAFWMAIGGDNDEIDGLSSGEES from the exons atgtcCGACTCAGAGGACGCTCCGATGACAATTCCTTGTGTAGTTGTCACGAGCAGTGACGGCACATTTAAAGAGCAAGAAATCGTCAAGC AAATTATCGGTTCCCAAACGCTGCCAGATGCTACCAAACGAGAGCAAGCCGTAGTATGGTACCCATGGACCATCAACAACAAGTACTACACAGCAGATGTCAGCCTATGTGTGGTTCCCAGCGTTTTTCAAATGTCATCAGAGATTGCACAGTCCATGCAGGCTTTCATTGCTTATTTTGACAGCACACAG AAGGATGGTCTGGAAAAGCTTCGTCCGTGGATCTCAGTGATGGAGGACATCTCTCCAGAGGTGCTCATTCTGGTGTGTGACAGAGTTTGCGACGAcg gtgTCAGCAGACGTGAAGCCCAACAGTGGTGTTTGTCACACAGCTTTGAGTTGGTGGAGCTTAATCCTCAGGAGTTGCCCGATGAAGATG ATGACTTTCCAGAATCCACAGGGGTAAAAAGAATTGTCCAAGCTCTCAATGCAAATGTATGGACCAGTGTGGAGATGAAGGATG GGAATAGTCAGAGCTTTGGACTCATGAGTAGTTTGGTGGCCGCCAGACACAATAACCCTCGCAGCTGTCAAGATCAACAG tcTTCTAGTCTGCCAGCAGAGGGCACCCTTGTGAACGAACTGGATTGTCAGACACAGAGAGCCAGCACACAGGAGACCGTTGCTGTTG ATGCAATGACAAATTTGGATATTCAGGAGCTTGCAAATCTCACAGCTGGAGATGCAGATGTGGATAACTTTGAACGCCTTTTCACCAAATTAAAAGAGATGAAAG ACAAAGCTTCATCTTTACCTCACGAGCAGAGAAAAGTCCATGCAGAGAAG GTTGCAAAAGCATTTTGGATGGCAATTGGCGGTGATAATGATGAGATAGATGGCTTATCATCAGGTGAGGAAAGCTAG